In Carassius auratus strain Wakin chromosome 20, ASM336829v1, whole genome shotgun sequence, the genomic stretch TTTGTAATGTGTATTATAGagctgttaaacttttttgtgTCCTTGCAAATTAGCGCTGGgtaaaaatacagcttttcacATGAATCACAATCCTTATTTACATGACTAAATATTGGTTATTTAAATCCcaagatcattattattattattttttttcactttttgttgataaatgtaatttctttggTTGGGCTACtcgattatggcaaaaatcataataattctgGTCAGTATTGAAATCACAATTATGATGCACAGTTGATGGACAATATGATCAAATTTAACAAATGAGTAATTTTAGATATGAGTGAAGTTTCACAATTACCAATTTTGATTATTCAGAAAAAACTAATACTAGTCTAACAAATGTAAGTAATGGTTCCTCAAAACAACTATAGAAGGCAAATAAACTCATTAATACAATAAGAGCAAAAGACACTAATCACAAACAAAAAGGCTGAATAAATTCAATAGAACAAAGATATTTGTTCACATATTTTTTCAGTGCTCAATTTTTTTCACAGACAGTGGTTTTTAGGAAAGTTATAGCTTACAACAGAAACTGAATAAAGTCACATGGGGAACAGTGGttctcattcactaataattgcATAGATTATGAATATGCATGGGAGAGCTTCTCAAAAAAATGCAGCCTAATTCGCAGCACATGAATatgttcttaaaggaatagttctccacAAAAATGAAATcctgtaattatttactcaccctcttgtcattccaaacctgtatgcgtttctttcttatgttgaacacaaaggaagaaattgtgaagaatgctggtaatcaaacagtgtTGGCCCCCTTTGATTCACATAGTAATttttccctactatggaagtTAAAGGGGGCCAACTTTACCCCAAccttatacaggtttgaaacgacatgagggtgagtagacCAACTTTgatttttgaggtgaactattcctttaaccttGTTCCAGTGTTTGAAAATTTGGATTATTCTTAATGAGCAGCCGCAAACCCGAGGTTAGTCATTTGCATAATCGCCCAAACCATCTCCATGTATAAGGGCTTTTCACACAACCTTTCCTTTGCAGCATTTTCCCACTCTCTGCATGTGacatattttgttttcaaatgactgaatttttttgtctttaagaATATCAgtattacataatttcatagcttATTAACAGGTTATCAAATAGAGCAATATTTTATCTGTAGCATAGGTAATGTTAAAATAGGCCTTTAATAAACAATAAGTGGTAAAAACAATATGAGCATTCTAAGATGGAAAGATCAAAaatgactaattttttttttagaagctgCAAAgtttgttttgtactcttttgcCTTTTAATTCATATGGATTATATGGATGCCTATTCATTCATGCAAACATGTACCCATCCACCCCTCAACTTGTAGACATTATAAGAGGTAGTTAGAGAGCAAGCGCTCATCCACCAAACACCGAAGTGCTGTTGTTTGCCTTTTTAGGGATATTACGTGAAAAATGACATGCTTGGAGCAGGTGGTGATTTTATTACGTCACCAGAGATCAGTCAAATATTCGGAGAGGTAAGCATGGTTTTGAATAACATTATGACTGATACATACAGCCATatgaaatattgtattatttaatggcAGTTATATATGGTCTTCCACAGCTGTTGGGTGTCTGGTGTGTCAGTGAGTGGATGGCGGCTGGGAAATCCAACATGTTCCAGTTAGTGGAGCTCGGACCTGGTAGAGGATCTTTGGCCAGTGACATCCTGAGGGTAAACACTCCaatgaataattcatttaaattcatttattaattttagtttaaacactcaatctcctgttagaTTGTAATTGTCTGGTAAAGGAAGGCGATACTAAAATGTACTAATATTGGCACCTTTGGAAAATATGAGCAAAACAGACTGTGGAAAAATCTATCATCTTggtctttcattttattttcactacttttattcaaagtgaaatTGTGTGTCACTGaagcttaaatggatagttcaccctcatgtcgctcaagatatttctgatgaaatccgagagctctctgtccctcagCCAACTAGCCTAGAGCGCCATCTTCTGTTAAAGACTAAGATCAGAATCGATTCCAGAGAGAACCGCAAGATGATCTCAGAATCGCGATGTGTCAATTTATTGTCCCAATTGGGAATTGTTGCCACTATATAACCATTCTCTCAGCGACTTGGGAAAtaagtcatatcagatatgtatttcTGTTATAGAAATACATTATAGTAAATGGCGATCCATGATGTGTGAGATGAtaatatagaattaaataaacacacacacacacactaaaaacgtGTGAGAGCAGGTGAGTCAGACTAAACTCTTGGGTGTGAAGCTGGATAGTCAGCTCTCTTGGGCTGATCAGATTGAccacattgtgtctaaaatggcCAAAGGCATTGCTTTTTCCCGGAGATGTTCAGTATATTGTCCACCATCagttatgaaaacagttgtccAATCTTTAGTTCTGTCACATCTGGGGTACTGCCCAGTAATTTGGTCCAGTGCTGCACAGGGACAtctgaaaaaattacaaattgttCAGAACAGAGCCGCAAGAGTAGCCCTTGGTTGCTCTTTTCGCTCCAGTGTGGATAAAATGCATACCTGTTTGGGCTGGCTAAAGGTGGAGGACAAACTTAATATAAGTCTTCTCTGTTATATGCACAATGCTCTATTTAAAAGAAATCCAAAATCTTTTGTAGATAAATTGGTTTTTAGTGGGAATTGTCACAGACATGTTACGCGTCAGGTGAGCTCAGGTGTGTTAGTGGTTCCATCCGCAAGGTCCAATTGTATGACAAGAACAGTTTTAGTTAGATCGTCATCTGCTTGGAATAAATTGGACTTAAGAACAAGGCATATATCCAACATATGTAATTTTAAGAAGACTctaaaacagattattattaatagcattacACCAATTAATTTGTGACTGTTATATAGGTactgacattttcaaatgttgtatgtgtgtgaaagtgtatatgtggataaatgtatacatgtggttatgttatatgtaagttatatgtatgttatatttgtgtatttttaattgtacatacGTTTCAGCACATTTATGGGCCCCAGGAAGACTAGCAACCACATTGTGGAAGCTAATGGcgacccaaataaataaataaataaacaaataaacaaataaacacacacacacacacacacacacatatatataaatatttatacaaattaaacTTTCCTTGTCAAAgtagtgttttattatttatacagattattatattacagttattatatttgccaataaaacaataatatatatgttGTGCGCAATATGTCATTGCCACTAGAGTCTCGCTGAAGTGAACTAGTCAAGtctagtcacctttatttatatagcgcttttaacaatacagattgtaagaaagcaactgaacaacattaaataggaaaatattgTTACAAGCGCTTGGTGCATTaagaagatttgtaaagttgCACGTCTcagatccaaagagatattctttatcaaagttaagactcagccatgcccccctaaaatggctcattcaaacacccccccccccccccccccacatctctatgtcactatgtggaaatatttgtgtaatgccggcTAAATGTTCAAGCAAAGTAAGAAGGCGTGGTCTCAGTAACTTCCATACACTATTTTTGGAACCAAAAGCTAAGTTCATCCACTTATTTAACCTAAAACATACTCTGGTGTCACAAAACCTGCTTTCTGGAACACCCCCTGGACAgataaattaattgtttaaatcgTTACAATGTACAAACTGcaaagactttttattttttccactgcAATTTTTTGCTTTTATGTACCAAAGGTGACAATCAATGAAGGGTGCTGTATAATATATTGCATATCCCCCAAAATGTGGTTGCTGTGCCGCTGTTTTCAGAAATACTACAGTACATgcaaacaacactaaataaatatagggtataatataatatagattataATATAGATTACAAAAGCAATGCATTGTGTACTTGTGTGGGGATGTACACAATGTACACAAATGTGGGGATACGTTGAATTGTTATATAAACAAGTGTGTTCATATGTAACAGGTCTTCAGTCAGTTGAAAACTGTCCTGGGTGAGACGGATATCTCTGTTCATCTTGTGGAGGTCAGCCCAAAGTTGAGCCAGTTTCAGGCTGAATGTCTAACTGGAGGTAATACACAGTCCAGTGATGGTGATCAGCCTGTTTACCGCAGTGGCACCACACGTACAGGCCTGCCGATATACTGGTACCGCAGGATAGAGGACATCCCAAGAGGTACGGATGCATCAAACTGTCCTGTCATGTAATCGCACAAACTCTAGTTGATGGGGAAATTAAGCTAAAGTCTTCTGTCCTTTGCCAGGTTTTAGTGTCTTCCTTGCCCATGAGTTTTTTGATGCTTTACCAATTCATAAGTTTCAGGTACATCAAACTATTAACTTCAGTATTCACATTAAATATTGGAAAAAATCTTAggataaattcattttaaataccaattttCAATCATGAACATTAACATTGCCTTACAGGCCAAAATGATAATTTCTCTTTATTTTAGAAAACAGAAAAAGGCTGGCGGGAGGTGATGGTTGATATTGATCCTGAAAGTCCAGAGAAACTGAGATTTGTGGTTTCTCACAGCCCTACGCTGGCCTCCAGCGTCCTTATACAGGCGAGTTCCTCCGCTTTGGTTTTAAAAAGATTTATCTGTTTCATCATCTTGGGAAAtccttttttttcactgactgatccctgcaaataattatttttagaaagATGAAAACAGAAAGCATGTGGAAGTATGTCCAGAAGGTGGAGTCATTGTTCAGAAACTGGCCAATCGGATTGCAGAGGACGGAGGCGCAGCCTTGATTGTAGACTATGGACATGATGGAACAAAAACTGATACTTTCAGAGTAAGTGCCATAATAGTAATCTCTCTCAGGCTTTCTAATGCTTATTCCGTCCTCAACagatttgttaataaaatatatctgTTTTATTTCCTATGGCTATTCTGTTTATTTTCAGTATACTATCATGCTATTTGatgaaaaatgaagaaaagaacaGCCGAGTCTCATTTACGCTAGTGAAGaaagatcagattattttacTGGCTCTCTTTTCGATCTCATTCAGCAATAGCAGCAAGTACCGGtccatctcaaaaaattagagtatcatggaaaagttatttatttgtatttaattcaaaaaagctaactttctttTACTAACTTTCTTATATAAGTTCTAAAGACCTGCTGGAAAagtaaatcagcatctccataaagcttgtcagcagatggaaacataaagtgctccaaaatctcctggtagatgtcTGCATTGACTTgtgacttgataaaacacaatggagcaacaccagctgATGCCACggcacccaaatcatctctgacttcagaaactttggattctgtgc encodes the following:
- the ndufaf7 gene encoding protein arginine methyltransferase NDUFAF7, mitochondrial, producing the protein MISSSMRTLLWLKRLMPEVRWTMWQNRSCSNSSIHKHLISKITATGPISVAEYMREALTNPVAGYYVKNDMLGAGGDFITSPEISQIFGELLGVWCVSEWMAAGKSNMFQLVELGPGRGSLASDILRVFSQLKTVLGETDISVHLVEVSPKLSQFQAECLTGGNTQSSDGDQPVYRSGTTRTGLPIYWYRRIEDIPRGFSVFLAHEFFDALPIHKFQKTEKGWREVMVDIDPESPEKLRFVVSHSPTLASSVLIQKDENRKHVEVCPEGGVIVQKLANRIAEDGGAALIVDYGHDGTKTDTFRGFKGHQLHNVLEAPGMADMTADVDFSYLRKMTGNEVTCLGPITQRSFLKNMGIDSRLQVLLRNCHDPSTRAQLIHSYDMLINPEKMGHRFQFFSVLNRGRLSQYKGMQKNTAPLPVAGFAELDIQ